From a single Oncorhynchus nerka isolate Pitt River linkage group LG11, Oner_Uvic_2.0, whole genome shotgun sequence genomic region:
- the LOC115137039 gene encoding neuroblast differentiation-associated protein AHNAK isoform X1, giving the protein MDSSTDAQAVETASEEVEVVVETEAEAGASGYSVTGGGERGLFIKDVLKDSTAAKHLSLQQGDQLLSARVYFDNVKYEDALKILQCAEPYKVSFFLKRTIAGADVTMHPGTTSLELKGPKTKMQKMSVKSIKPFKAKKKRGGRFGLKRLKENKKGSTGPELEMEGSPSKVELNPVDVEFAFPKFKLRKDGKAEGTEQHGGLGATGRKKRMIRCPRMNAKGAEVATGEVDMTQPEGQADVSLPDVPGAKVKVKGKGHRFGIHFPKTKKTTSDTALSEGSLELKPPDVKFTPPSVEFSSPSGNKEVNLQKPEVKVKEGSKFMHREVELSLGLPSARPSDEIDGEIKEKGLAEGVEGSTGLPGINMPAIDISAPNIDLQLDTRSRVPDEIEGPFFKGPNISMPKTDISLPKIGSSDMHIEGPEKGGKISLPAVDISLPKMTSGEANVDVEGHIGKGGKFKMPTFDVSLPKFKSSEEDMNIEGPEVKGEFNMPKVDLLRPKGKAGGEVDIEGYLGKGGTFQMPTFDNSLPKMKSSDREINVEGPEVKGGKIKMPYADISLPKGKTEGKMNIEGHSGKGGKFKMPSCDVSLSKMLGNASFEGPELKGGKLEMPTLDISLARGKAEGEVNIDSNVGKEGMLKTPTIDIPPPKMRSSGTEVDVKGPDVKGGKFHMPQVDISLPKGKSEIDMEGKSEKRGKIQMSSFDVSLPKIKSAEGDMKIEGSDVKGITFHMPTIDCSLPTGKTEVDISVEGEASKGGKFHMPSLDTSPPTVKFPEGKAKVKGPEIKGGKVEITNIDVSLPKGKTAGEVNVEGHVSKGGKFKMPKFGISFPKFKSPEVKVNTEGPEVKGGKFHMPKIDISLPKVKTEGDIKVEGDSDISLPKMKSPEADILLEGPDLKGGKFHVPTIDLSLTKGKGEIDTEEHSGKGGKFQMPAFDISLPKMKTPDGEVSLEGPEVKGGNIDMPTMNISLPKGKMEGEAKEHAIKGDKFHMPSVDISLPKMKLPEGEVKVEGPEAKGGKIEMPSTDISLPKGKMEGEIDIEEHSGKGGRFHMPTFNVSLPKRNSLEEYVSLEGPSVKGGTFHMPTMDYSLPKGKGEIETEGHSGKGGKFQMTKFDVSLPKMKPREGDIKLEGPEGKGSKIHMPNIDISLPEGKTERDIEVEGHGGKGGKFHMPSIDISLPKMKLPEGEAKVEGPKAKGGKIEMPKIDISLPKGKTEGEIDIEGHSEKKGKFHMPTFDMSLPKMKSKDGDIKLEGPEVKGSKIHMPNINISLPEVKAESDIEVEGHGGKGRKFHMPSVDISLPKMKLPEGEVKVEGPEAKGGKFEIPTIDISLPKGKAEGETDIGHSGKRGKFHTPKFDVSLPKMKLPEGDIKLEGPEVKGSKIHMPNIDISLPEGKTERDIEVEGHGGKGGKFHMPSIDISLPKMKLPEGEVKVEGPKTKGVKIGMPSTDILPPKGKMEEEIDIEGHSGKGGRFPMPTFNISLPKIKSPEPDVSFEKPDLKGKKFHMPKIDFSLPKGKGEIDTEGHSGIGGKFQMPALDISLPKMKTPEAEVSLEGPEVKGGKFQMPKIDISLPKGQTEGEIDTEGHSEKKGKFHMPTFDMSLPKMKSKDGDIKLEGPEVKGSKIHMPNIDISLPKVKAESDIEVEGHGGKGRKFHMPSVDISLPKMKLPEGEVKLEGLEAKGGKFEIPTIDISLPKGKAEGETDIEGHSGKGGKFHTPKFDVSLPKMKLPEWDIKLEGPEGKGSKIHMPNIDISLPEGKTERDIQVEGHGGKGGKFHMPSIDISLPKMKLPEGEVKVEGPKAKGGKIEMPKIDISLPEVKAESDIEVEGHGGKGRKFHMPSVDISLPKMKLPEGEVKLEGLEAKGGKFEMPKIDISLPKGKAEGETDIEGHSGKGGKFKMPKFDVSLPKMKHPDGDVKEGLEVKGGKFEMPKIEAEGRSGVKLPTVKLPTVDISAPKVDLDFGLSKAKGDDREEMELLKAEGGRPSSGSSFDMPDVSLKMPRFSLPKFGRKSSGNVNLEGYGTEDDIDISPPRVDGEGRPASVEIGGDGTIKGKLRKPKIKMPTFGISKKDVSIASPDVEIKTEKGKVDIPTPGISVENPADKTNRKYRLKFPKFKKSSPKGKLPEGEIDASLDSGMEGKAGFHAPDVTIKMPKFFMPGFGSKETDFDRSGKSAELEAKGKVKMPSVEISLPAAKTSEQEMLIPDVSEADISGYEGNLKIPKMPTIDVSAPHIDLDVTLHKVKHETNIDGEGGKFKMANIKMPDIDVSHPIGKTGDIDASKVKLEGGGGKFKMPGIKMPKVDISLPKVKHGEIDVSTVEIEGECGKFKKPHMEMPNFDISLPKGKSGGIEGPKMEIEGGGGNFKMPHMKMPKVDFSLPKGNHGDISAPEMEGEGGKFKMPYMKMPNIDISLPKGKIGDIEGPQIKIEGGDGKCKIPHMKMPNVDISLPKGKSGDIEGPEIEMEGRKFKMPHMKMPNVDISLPKGKSVEIEGPGMDIEGGGGRFKMPHMKMPKVDISLPKGKSGDVNASVLDIEGEGGKFKMPHMKMPNVDISLPKGKTGNIEGPEMEIHGEGRQFKMPQIQMPMVDLSLLKGKSGDISAPEMEMEGRKLKMPHMKMPNVDISLPKGKGGEIEGPEVEIEGEGGKFKMPHMTTPNIGISLPKGKTGDIEGSEMEIHGERGKFTMPHIKMPNIGISLPKGKTGVVHEPNLEIEGNGGKFKMPHMKMPKVDLSLTKGKSGEISAPEMEMEGGGRFKMPHMKMPKVDISLPKGKTGEIKAPEMEIQAEGGKFKMPKVDISLPKGTFGEIRAPEMEVEGGKFEMPHVKMPKVDISLPKGKSVDVNAPELEIEGEGGRYKMPEIKLPNIDITLPKGKSADINAEIKKPNAEAAAKIQMPSIGLPKFTTLDLDLDMNVGKPNHGAEVHENSSDKTGSHSKGDHKMKIKMPTIDIECPKGDLELDIGFHKVEGKKDIKIIELPDLDLKTSGTKVKGPKVKGTKFKIGMPKMKNTGDQALDAATKKTEKENEGVSGRFMIKRTKLGKGADVEADAGAGGSVLPNIFLPDVGFSVSKGASQEGEPHGPEISAKLPKFKLPNVEILGPSVAGQGGAQINSGQQEDKGGIKFQMPVGLKSKQGPAESTGTDASTENGFTLPHLGIKSPKIPDTDFDIGASQTGDHGADTSTRQKMKIPKFGVALPDISSPGARVHLKDPDVECEGPKMPKVKKAVFVLVNPQTDHSTMSTSVESGEAKIKMPKIKMKPSFGKSGSKENSAALSIEGDVDGAKLKMPKVTFSPGKTGSFDVTLKGEGSSSSLNGEKDPTFQNESKEDKVKLGKLKLPKIEFSSPYSIIGSGEEDLEMSAKLVNESPGTDRETEGTKVKLGKMSFPGFKKKTAKGEEETQDNVVSSSARTEMLNRDSSESQTPMVSIGFVPGKSRGQAVAESSKKEMEEGEQSTWFKAPKFNLKPHSTGILHITPEGSPQGSRSSLQCQGLDETAGTFRLQMPSMRFSTHEVSEENVTTTKKGTVTVVTKTTKHTVTESRTGQTHTSLSHCND; this is encoded by the exons ATGGATTCTTCAACAGACGCCCAAGCAGTG GAGACTGCATCTGAGGAGGTGGAGgttgtggtagagacagaggctgaggctggagccaGTGGCTACAGTGTCACAGGTGGAGGGGAGCGAGGCCTCTTCATTAAGGACGTCCTTAAAGACTCCACTGCAGCAAAGCATCTTAGCCTCCAGCAAG GAGATCAGTTGCTTAGTGCAAGAGTCTACTTTGACAATGTGAAGTATGAGGATGCCCTGAAGATCTTGCAGTGTGCAGAGCCTTATAAAGTCTCCTTTTTCCTGAAGAGGACCATCGCCGGCGCTGATGTCACCATGCACCCTGGCACCACCAGCTTGGAACTGAAAGGACCCAAAACCAAGATGCAGAAAATG AGTGTCAAGAGCATCAAACCTTTCAAAGCGAAGAAAAAGAGGGGAGGACGTTTTGGATTGAAAAGGCTGAAGGAAAACAAGAAAGGGAGCACTGGACCAgagttggagatggagggatcGCCTTCCAAAGTGGAGCTCAACCCTGTCGACGTGGAGTTTGCCTTCCCCAAGTTCAAGCTGAGGAAGGATGGGAAGGCAGAGGGAACTGAGCAGCATGGAGGATTGGGCGCCACTGGCAGGAAGAAGAGGATGATAAGGTGTCCCAGGATGAACGCAAAGGGTGCTGAGGTGGCTACAGGAGAAGTTGACATGACGCAACCAGAGGGACAGGCTGACGTCTCCCTGCCAGACGTGCCTGGAGCTAAGGTCAAAGTCAAAGGAAAGGGCCACAGGTTCGGAATTCATTTCCCTAAAACAAAAAAGACAACATCGGACACTGCCTTGTCTGAAGGGTCTCTGGAGCTGAAACCTCCAGATGTCAAATTCACACCACCCTCAGTGGAATTCAGTTCGCCATCTGGGAACAAGGAAGTCAACCTACAGAAACCAGAAGTGAAAGTCAAGGAGGGGTCAAAGTTTATGCACCGAGAGGTAGAGCTTTCACTAGGACTCCCCTCAGCCCGACCCTCTGATGAAATTGATGGTGAGATAAAAGAAAAAGGTTTAGCTGAAGGAGTTGAAGGGTCAACAGGCCTGCCTGGCATTAACATGCCAGCTATTGACATATCTGCACCCAACATCGATCTGCAGCTGGACACCCGGAGTAGAGTGCCAGACGAGATAGAGGGACCCTTTTTTAAAGGGCCAAATATATCCATGCCAAAAACTGACATCTCACTACCAAAGATTGGATCATCTGATATGCATATTGAAGGTCCAGAAAAGGGTGGAAAAATTAGCCTACCAGCTGTTGACATTTCACTGCCAAAGATGACATCAGGAGAAGCAAATGTTGATGTGGAAGGACACATTGGAAAGGGAGGCAAGTTCAAAATGCCAACTTTCGATGTTTCTCTTCCAAAATTCAAGTCTTCAGAGGAGGACATGAATATAGAGGGGCCTGAAGTCAAAGGAGAGTTCAACATGCCAAAAGTTGACCTTTTACGCCCGAAAGGTAAAGCGGGAGGTGAGGTGGACATTGAAGGATATTTAGGAAAAGGAGGTACATTTCAGATGCCCACATTTGACAATTCTCTACCAAAAATGAAGTCATCAGACAGAGAAATTAATGTAGAAGGACCTGAAGTGAAGGGTGGCAAAATTAAAATGCCCTATGCTGACATATCTCTCCCTAAAGGAAAAACAGAGGGGAAAATGAACATTGAGGGACATTCTGGAAAAGGAGGCAAGTTCAAAATGCCCTCGTGTGACGTTTCTCTTTCTAAAATGTTGGGCAATGCTAGTTTCGAGGGACCTGAATTGAAAGGGGGAAAGTTAGAAATGCCCACACTTGATATTTCCCTTGCCAGAGGAAAAGCAGAGGGTGAAGTCAATATTGATTCAAATGTAGGAAAAGAAGGAATGCTCAAAACGCCCACAATTGACATTCCTCCTCCAAAAATGAGGTCGTCAGGAACAGAAGTCGATGTAAAAGGGCCTGATGTAAAAGGAGGAAAGTTCCACATGCCACAAGTAGACATTTCACTTCCCAAAGGAAAAAGCGAAATTGACATGGAGGGAAAGTCTGAAAAAAGAGGGAAGATTCAAATGTCCTCATTTGATGTCTCACTTCCAAAAATAAAGTCAGCAGAGGGTGACATGAAAATAGAAGGATCTGATGTGAAAGGCATCACATTTCATATGCCCACTATAGATTGTTCACTTCCAACAGGAAAAACAGAAGTTGACATCAGTGTTGAAGGAGAAGCATCTAAAGGCGGAAAGTTTCACATGCCTTCGCTTGATACTTCTCCTCCGACAGTGAAGTTCCCAGAGGGTAAAGCGAAAGTAAAAGGCCCTGAAATCAAAGGGGGAAAGGTCGAGATAACAAATATCGATGTGTCCCTTCCAAAAGGCAAAACAGCGGGAGAAGTTAACGTTGAAGGCCATGTCAGTAAAGGGGGAAAGTTTAAGATGCCCAAATTTGGCATTTCTTTCCCAAAATTTAAGTCGCCAgaggttaaggtcaacacagaaGGACCTGAAGTCAAAGGAGGGAAGTTTCACATGCCTAAAATTGACATTTCACTACCAAAAGTAAAAACGGAAGGTGACATCAAAGTTGAAGGAGATTCTGACATTTCCCTTCCAAAAATGAAGTCACCAGAAGCAGATATCCTTTTAGAAGGACCAGACCTTAAAGGAGGAAAGTTTCATGTGCCAACAATTGACCTTTCCCTTACAAAAGGAAAGGGAGAAATTGACACTGAAGAACATTCTGGAAAAGGAGGCAAGTTTCAAATGCCAGCATTTGATATATCACTTCCAAAAATGAAGACACCAGATGGTGAAGTCAGCCTAGAAGGCCCTGAAGTCAAAGGGGGGAACATTGATATGCCAACGATGAACATTTCTCTTCCAAAAGGAAAAATGGAAGGAGAAGCTAAGGAACATGCAATCAAAGGGGACAAGTTTCACATGCCCTCAGTTGACATTTCCCTTCCAAAAATGAAGTTGCCTGAAGGTGAAGTCAAAGTAGAAGGCCCCGAAGCCAAAGGGGGAAAGATTGAAATGCCATCGACTGATATTTCACTTCCCAAAGGAAAAATGGAGGGAGAAATTGACATTGAAGAACATTCTGGAAAAGGAGGACGATTTCATATGCCTACATTTAACGTTTCCCTTCCAAAAAGGAATTCACTAGAAGAATATGTCAGTTTAGAAGGACCGAGTGTCAAAGGAGGGACGTTTCATATGCCCACAATGGACTATTCCCTTCCCAAGGGAAAGGGTGAGATTGAAACTGAAGGACATTCTGGAAAAGGAGGCAAGTTCCAAATGACCAAGTTTGATGTATCGCTACCAAAAATGAAGCCCCGAGAGGGTGACATCAAACTAGAGGGACCGGAAGGCAAAGGCAGTAAAATACATATGCCTAACATTGATATTTCTCTTCCTGAAGGGAAAACTGAAAGAGATATTGAGGTTGAGGGGCATGGTGGCAAAGGTGGGAAGTTTCACATGCCCTCAATTGACATTTCCCTTCCAAAAATGAAGTTGCCTGAAGGTGAAGCCAAAGTAGAAGGTCCAAAAGCCAAAGGGGGAAAGATTGAAATGCCAAAGATTGATATTTCACTTCCAAAAGGAAAAACAGAAGGGGAAATAGACATTGAAGGACATTCTGAGAAAAAAGGAAAGTTTCACATGCCCACATTCGACATGTCCTTACCAAAAATGAAGTCAAAAGATGGTGACATTAAATTAGAGGGTCCAGAAGTGAAAGGAAGTAAAATACATATGCCTAATATTAACATTTCTCTTCCAGAGGTGAAGGCAGAAAGTGATATTGAGGTTGAGGGGCATGGTGGTAAAGGGAGAAAGTTTCACATGCCCTCAGTTGACATTTCTCTTCCAAAAATGAAGTTACCTGAGGGTGAAGTCAAAGTAGAAGGCCCCGAAGCCAAAGGTGGAAAGTTTGAAATTCCAACAATTGATATTTCACTTCCAAAAGGAAAAGCAGAGGGAGAAACTGACATAGGACATTCTGGAAAAAGAGGAAAGTTTCATACGCCCAAGTTTGATGTATCGCTACCAAAAATGAAGCTCCCAGAGGGGGACATCAAACTAGAAGGACCGGAAGTCAAAGGCAGTAAAATACATATGCCTAACATTGATATTTCTCTTCCTGAAGGGAAAACTGAAAGAGATATTGAGGTTGAGGGGCATGGTGGCAAAGGGGGGAAGTTTCACATGCCCTCAATTGACATTTCCCTTCCAAAAATGAAGTTGCCTGAAGGTGAAGTCAAAGTAGAAGGCCCTAAAACCAAAGGGGTAAAGATTGGAATGCCATCGACTGATATTTTACCACCCAAAGGAAAAATGGAGGAGGAAATTGACATTGAAGGACAttctggtaaaggaggacgatttcCTATGCCAACATTCAACATTTCCCTTCCAAAAATAAAGTCACCAGAACCAGATGTCAGTTTCGAAAAACCAGACCTCAAAGGAAAAAAGTTTCATATGCCAAAAATAGACTTTTCCCTTCCCAAGGGAAAGGGTGAGATTGACACTGAAGGACATTCTGGAATAGGAGGCAAGTTCCAAATGCCAGCATTGGATATATCACTTCCAAAAATGAAGACACCAGAAGCGGAAGTCAGCCTAGAAGGCCCTGAGGTGAAAGGTGGAAAGTTTCAAATGCCAAAGATTGATATTTCACTTCCAAAAGGACAAACAGAAGGGGAAATAGATACTGAAGGACATTCTGAGAAAAAAGGAAAGTTTCACATGCCCACATTCGACATGTCCTTACCAAAAATGAAGTCAAAAGATGGTGACATTAAATTAGAGGGTCCAGAAGTGAAAGGCAGTAAAATACATATGCCTAATATTGACATTTCTCTTCCAAAGGTGAAGGCAGAAAGTGATATTGAGGTTGAGGGGCATGGTGGTAAAGGGAGAAAGTTTCACATGCCCTCAGTTGACATTTCTCTTCCAAAAATGAAGTTACCTGAGGGTGAAGTTAAGTTAGAAGGCCTTGAAGCCAAAGGTGGAAAGTTTGAAATTCCAACAATTGATATTTCACTTCCAAAAGGAAAAGCAGAGGGAGAAACTGACATAGAAGGACATTCTGGAAAAGGAGGAAAGTTTCATACGCCCAAGTTTGATGTATCGCTACCAAAAATGAAGCTCCCAGAGTGGGACATCAAACTAGAAGGACCGGAAGGCAAAGGCAGTAAAATACATATGCCTAACATTGATATTTCTCTTCCTGAAGGGAAAACTGAAAGAGATATTCAGGTTGAGGGGCATGGTGGCAAAGGGGGGAAGTTTCACATGCCCTCAATTGACATTTCCCTTCCAAAAATGAAGTTGCCTGAAGGTGAAGTCAAAGTAGAAGGTCCAAAAGCCAAAGGGGGAAAGATTGAAATGCCAAAGATTGATATTTCTCTTCCAGAGGTGAAGGCAGAAAGTGATATTGAGGTTGAGGGGCATGGTGGTAAAGGGAGAAAGTTTCACATGCCCTCAGTTGACATTTCTCTTCCAAAAATGAAGTTACCTGAGGGTGAAGTTAAGTTAGAAGGCCTTGAAGCCAAAGGTGGAAAGTTTGAAATGCCAAAGATTGATATTTCACTCCCAAAAGGAAAAGCAGAGGGAGAAACTGACATAGAAGGACATTCTGGAAAAGGAGGAAAGTTTAAAATGCCCAAGTTTGATGTGTCACTACCAAAGATGAAGCACCCAGACGGCGATGTCAAAGAAGGCCTTGAAGTCAAAGGTGGGAAGTTTGAAATGCCCAAAATTGAAGCAGAGGGTAGGAGTGGAGTCAAGTTACCAACTGTTAAACTGCCAACGGTAGACATATCTGCACCGAAGGTTGACTTAGACTTTGGGCTGTCAAAAGCTAAAGGAGATGATAGGGAAGAGATGGAGCTACTAAAAGCAGAGGGTGGTAGGCCATCCTCTGGGTCAAGTTTTGACATGCCAGATGTCTCTCTCAAAATGCCAAGATTTTCTCTCCCTAAATTTGGTAGAAAGTCTAGTGGAAATGTAAACCTAGAAGGATATGGCACAGAGGACGATATTGATATTAGCCCCCCACGAGTGGATGGTGAGGGCAGACCAGCATCAGTGGAAATAGGCGGAGATGGAACAATAAAAGGTAAACTAAGGAAGCCCAAAATTAAAATGCCAACTTTTGGAATATCTAAGAAAGATGTATCAATAGCCAGCCCTGATGTGGAAATCAAGACAGAAAAGGGGAAAGTTGACATTCCAACGCCAGGGATCAGTGTAGAAAATCCAGCAGACAaaacaaatagaaaatatagacTAAAATTCCCAAAGTTTAAGAAGTCATCTCCTAAAGGTAAACTaccagagggagagatagatgccTCATTGGATAGTGGAATGGAAGGGAAAGCTGGCTTTCATGCACCTGATGTTACAATCAAAATGCCCAAGTTCTTCATGCCAGGGTTTGGCTCAAAGGAGACAGACTTTGACAGGAGTGGGAAAAGTGCTGAACTAGAAGCTAAAGGAAAGGTCAAAATGCCATCAGTGGAGATATCCTTGCCAGCTGCCAAGACATCTGAGCAAGAAATGTTAATCCCAGATGTATCTGAGGCTGACATCAGTGGTTATGAAGGAAACCTGAAAATCCCTAAAATGCCAACTATTGATGTATCAGCCCCCCATATTGATCTAGATGTAACTCTGCATAAAGTCAAGCATGAAACAAACATTGACGGGGAGGGAGGCAAATTTAAAATGGCAAACATCAAAATGCCTGATATAGATGTATCACATCCTATAGGAAAAACTGGTGACATTGATGCATCCAAAGTGAAACTTGAGGGAGGGGGTGGAAAATTCAAGATGCCTGGCATTAAAATGCCAAAGGTAGACATATCACTTCCAAAAGTAAAACATGGAGAAATTGATGTATCCACGGTGGAAATTGAAGGAGAATGTGGAAAATTCAAGAAGCCACATATGGAAATGCCAAATTTTGATATATCACTTCCCAAAGGAAAAAGTGGAGGGATTGAAGGGCCAAAGATGGAAATTGAAGGAGGGGGCGGAAATTTCAAAATGCCACATATGAAAATGCCAAAGGTAGACTTCTCACTTCCAAAGGGAAACCATGGAGACATCAGTGCACCAGAAATGGAAGGAGAAGGTGGAAAATTCAAGATGCCATATATGAAAATGCCAAATATTGATATATCACTTCCGAAAGGAAAAATTGGAGACATTGAAGGACCACAAATTAAAATTGAAGGAGGGGATGGGAAATGTAAGATACCACATATGAAAATGCCAAATGTAGACATATCACTTCCAAAAGGAAAAAGTGGAGATATTGAAGGACCAGAAATAGAAATGGAAGGACGAAAATTCAAGATGCCACATATGAAAATGCCAAATGTTGATATATCACTTCCAAAAGGAAAAAGTGTAGAAATTGAAGGACCAGGGATGGACATTGAAGGAGGGGGTGGAAGATTTAAGATGCCACATATGAAAATGCCAAAGGTTGACATATCACTTCCAAAAGGAAAAAGTGGAGATGTTAATGCATCTGTATTGGACATtgaaggagaag GTGGAAAATTCAAGATGCCACATATGAAAATGCCAAATGTTGATATATCACTTCCAAAAGGAAAAACTGGAAACATTGAAGGACCAGAAATGGAAATTCATGGAGAGGGAAGACAATTCAAGATGCCACAAATTCAAATGCCAATGGTAGACTTATCACTTCTGAAGGGAAAGTCTGGAGACATCAGTGCACCAGAAATGGAAATGGAAGGACGAAAATTGAAGATGCCACATATGAAAATGCCAAATGTTGATATATCACTTCCCAAAGGAAAAGGTGGAGAAATTGAAGGACCAGAGGTGGAGATTGAAGGAGAGGGTGGGAAATTCAAGATGCCACATATGACAACACCAAATATTGGTATATCACTTCCAAAAGGAAAAACTGGAGACATTGAAGGATCAGAAATGGAAATtcatggagagagaggaaaattcACGATGCCACATATTAAAATGCCAAATATTGGTATATCACTTCCAAAAGGAAAAACTGGTGTTGTTCATGAACCTAATTTGGAAATTGAGGGAAATGGAGGAAAATTCAAGATGCCACATATGAAAATGCCAAAGGTAGACTTATCACTTACGAAGGGAAAGTCTGGAGAAATCAGTGCACCAGAAATGGAAATGGAAGGAGGTGGAAGATTTAAGATGCCACATATGAAAATGCCAAAGGTTGACATATCACTTCCAAAAGGAAAAACTGGAGAGATTAAAGCACCAGAGATGGAAATTCAGGCAGAGGGAGGAAAATTCAAAATGCCAAAGGTAGATATATCCCTTCCGAAAGGAACGTTTGGAGAAATTAGAGCACCAGAAATGGAAGTCGAAGGAGGAAAATTCGAGATGCCACATGTGAAAATGCCAAAGGTAGACATATCACTTCCAAAAGGAAAAAGTGTAGATGTTAATGCACCTGAATTGGAAATTGAAGGTGAGGGTGGAAGATATAAGATGCCAGAAATCAAACTGCCAAATATAGATATTACATTGCCAAAGGGAAAATCTGCTGACATTAATGCTGAAATCAAAAAGCCCAACGCTGAGGCAGCAGCAAAGATTCAAATGCCTTCGATTGGCTTACCAAAGTTTACAACTCTCGACCTTGATTTGGACATGAATGTTGGAAAACCCAACCATGGAGCTGAGGTTCATGAGAATAGTTCAGACAAAACTGGTTCCCATTCAAAGGGAGACCATAAGATGAAAATCAAAATGCCAACAATAGACATAGAGTGCCCAAAAGGAGATCTGGAGCTCGATATAGGCTTCCACAAAGTTGAGGGAAAGAAAGACATAAAAATAATAGAGTTGCCTGACTTAGACCTTAAAACTTCTGGTACCAAAGTTAAGGGGCCAAAAGTCAAAGGCACCAAATTCAAAATTGGAATGCCAAAAATGAAGAACACTGGAGATCAAGCATTAGATGCAGCCACAAagaagactgagaaagagaaTGAAGGGGTCAGTGGTAGATTTATGATTAAGAGGACAAAGCTTGGCAAAGGTGCAGATGTGGAGGCAGATGCGGGGGCAGGTGGTTCTGTGTTGCCAAACATCTTCCTCCCAGATGTGGGCTTCTCAGTATCCAAAGGAGCCAGCCAAGAGGGTGAACCTCATGGTCCAGAGATTAGTGCCAAATTGCCAAAATTCAAACTCCCTAATGTGGAGATCTTAGGTCCTTCAGTAGCAGGCCAAGGAGGAGCACAGATCAACAGCGGACAACAAGAAGACAAAGGTGGTATCAAGTTTCAAATGCCTGTGGGGCTGAAGAGTAAACAAGGCCCTGCCGAGTCCACTGGCACAGATGCCAGCACCGAGAATGGATTCACATTACCTCATCTTGGAATCAAATCCCCCAAAATACCAGATACAGACTTTGATATTGGAGCATCTCAAACTGGGGACCATGGGGCAGATACAAGTACGAGACAAAAAATGAAAATACCCAAGTTCGGGGTGGCTTTACCTGATATTTCTTCACCTGGAGCCAGAGTACATTTGAAGGACCCAGATGTTGAGTGTGAAGGCCCTAAAATGCCCAAAGTTAAAAAAGCTGTATTTGTTTTGGTGAATCCCCAAACAGACCACTCCACTATGTCCACCAGTGTAGAGTCTGGAGAGGCAAAAATCAAAATGCCAAAGATCAAAATGAAGCCATCGTTTGGAAAGTCAGGATCCAAGGAAAACAGTGCTGCTTTGAGCATTGAAGGAGATGTGGATGGAGCAAAGCTAAAAATGCCCAAAGTCACCTTCTCTCCGGGCAAAACAGGTTCATTTGATGTAACCCTAAAAGGTGAGGGGTCAAGTTCCAGCCTCAATGGTGAGAAAGATCCAACATTCCAGAATGAATCCAAGGAGGATAAAGTTAAGTTAGGGAAGCTCAAGCTTCCAAAGATAGAGTTCTCCTCGCCATATTCAATAATAGGCAGTGGAGAAGAGGACCTTGAAATGAGTGCTAAGCTTGTCAATGAGTCCCCAGGAACTGACAGAGAAACCGAGGGGACGAAAGTGAAATTAGGCAAAATGTCCTTCCCGGGATTTAAGAAGAAGACGgcaaaaggagaggaggaaactCAAGATAATGTGGTGTCCTCATCGGCCAGGACAGAAATGCTAAATCGGGATAGTTCAGAATCCCAAACGCCCATGGTCTCCATTGGTTTTGTACCAGGGAAGTCTAGGGGGCAGGCAGTGGCTGAGAGCAGCAAAAAGGAGATGGAAGAAGGAGAGCAGTCAACCTGGTTCAAGGCCCCCAAATTCAACCTGAAACCCCACTCGACAGGAATCCTCCACATTACACCAGAAGGTTCTCCCCAGGGTAGCAGATCATCGCTCCAGTGCCAGGGTTTAGATGAAACTGCTGGTACCTTCCGGCTCCAGATGCCAAGCATGCGGTTCTCCACCCACGAGGTGTCTGAGGAGAATGTTACTACAACAAAGAAGGGAACAGTAACCGTGGTGACAAAGACAACAAAACATACGGTAACAGAGTCCAGAACTGGTCAAACCCACACATCGCTATCCCATTGTAATGACTAA
- the LOC115137039 gene encoding periaxin isoform X2, whose amino-acid sequence MDSSTDAQAVETASEEVEVVVETEAEAGASGYSVTGGGERGLFIKDVLKDSTAAKHLSLQQGDQLLSARVYFDNVKYEDALKILQCAEPYKVSFFLKRTIAGADVTMHPGTTSLELKGPKTKMQKMVRL is encoded by the exons ATGGATTCTTCAACAGACGCCCAAGCAGTG GAGACTGCATCTGAGGAGGTGGAGgttgtggtagagacagaggctgaggctggagccaGTGGCTACAGTGTCACAGGTGGAGGGGAGCGAGGCCTCTTCATTAAGGACGTCCTTAAAGACTCCACTGCAGCAAAGCATCTTAGCCTCCAGCAAG GAGATCAGTTGCTTAGTGCAAGAGTCTACTTTGACAATGTGAAGTATGAGGATGCCCTGAAGATCTTGCAGTGTGCAGAGCCTTATAAAGTCTCCTTTTTCCTGAAGAGGACCATCGCCGGCGCTGATGTCACCATGCACCCTGGCACCACCAGCTTGGAACTGAAAGGACCCAAAACCAAGATGCAGAAAATGGTACGGCTATGA